TAAAAGTACTTCAATATATTGGTGATGAAGGGAAGGAGGAAATAGAAAAATCCTACGGTAAAATATCCACAACCTCTACAGGAACCATTCTACGAAAAGTAGTAGAGTTACAACAACAAGACGCCGATACTTTTTTTGGAGAACCAAGTTTTGAAGTAGCTGATTTGATGCGTATTAGTGATGATGGCAGAGCTATGATAAATATTTTGCGCGTTACAGATATGCAAAGTAAGCCTAAACTATTTTCTACTTTCATGCTGCAAATGCTAGATGAGTTGTATGCCAGCTCTCCGGAAGTAGGTGATCAGGATAAACCAAAGCTTATAATGTTTATTGATGAAGCACATCTTTTGTTTCAAGAAGCATCTTCGACACTGTTACAACAGATAGAAACTATTATAAAACTAATTCGCTCAAAAGGTATTGGTATATATTTCTGCACGCAAAATCCTCAAGATGTGCCTGCAAGCATTTTGAGTCAATTGGGCCTAAAAATACAACATGCATTAAGAGCGTTTACAGCTGCGGATCGTAAATCCATAAAACAAGCTTCAGAGAATTTTCCTGAAACTACATTTTATAAAACAGATGAACTGCTTACGGAATTGGGTATTGGTGAAGCGTTAATTACCTTGCTAAATGAAAAAGGTATTCCTACACCTTTGGTGCATACCTTACTTTGTTCGCCAAGAAGCCGTATGGATATTCTTTCTGAAGCGGAAATTGATGCAGTGGTGGCAAAAAGTAAATTGGTGAAAAAATATAGTCAAGAGGTGGATGATCAAAGTGCATATGAGATATTGACTGCTAAATTGCAGCAGGCAGCCCAACAAACAGCTGCAAAGGATACCGCGGCTTCGCAGAAAAAGGAAAGTAGTATTTTGGATAACCCAATATTAAAATCTGTAGCACGTACGGCGGCTGTAACTTTTACGGGATATATTACGCGCAGTTTATTGGGCGCATTGGGGCTAGGAGGGAGAAGAAGATAAAATTTTGAATTTATTTAATCATTAGTGAATAATTTTATTCACTCTATATATACAAGATTATGCTAAAAGTAGGTGTTTTTGGAGTAGGTCATTTAGGTAAATACCATATCAATAACTGGAAGGAAATTGCAGACGCGGATTTAATAGGATTCTATGACCCTAGTGATGAGAATGCTAAAGAGGTAGAGAAGAAATATGGGTTAAAAAGATACGCGGCTCCGGAAGCGTTGATTGATAAAATTGATATTGCTGATATTGTAGCTCCGACAAATTATCATTTTGAGTTGTGCGAGATGGCAATCAAGAAAGGAAAACATGTTTTTGTGGAAAAACCCTTTGCGCATACTTTAGAAGAAGGCCGAAAACTTCTTTCGATGATAAAAGAAGCGAATGTAAAAGTGCAGGTTGGTCATGTGGAGAGATTTAATCCGGCATTTCTAGCCGCCAAAAAATTTAATCTTCATCCAATGTTTATAGAAGTGCATAGATTGGCACAATTTAACCCGCGCGGAACAGAAGTAAGTGTAATTTTGGATTTGATGATTCATGACTTGGATATTATTTTGAGTTTGGTAAAAAGCGATGTGAAAAATATTTCCGCAAGTGGTGTTTGTGTGCTTACGGATACACCGGATATAGCGAATGTGCGAATTGAATTTAATAACGGTTGTGTAGCAAATCTTACAGCTAGCCGCATTAGCATGAAAAAAATGAGAAAAATGCGACTCTTTCAAAAAGAGGCATATGTAGGAATTGATTTTCTGGAAAAGAAAACCGAGATTATTAAAATGAAACAAGATCATGATAAAGATACTTTTAACTTTGATATAGATACACCAAATGGGGGGAAAAAAACAATTGCAATTGCTAATCCGAAAGTTGATGACACCAATGCAATAAAAGATGAGTTGCAATCCTTTATTAGTTCAATTATCAATCGCAAGTCCGTTGTGATAAGCGAAATTGATGGGTATCTTGCAATGGAAGTAGCACATCAGATTATTGAAAAAATAAATAATGGTGGAGTGGTCGCGTAGTTTATAATTGCAGTTGTAACCATCAAAATAAAATTATCAAAAGAAGAAGTTGAGGTGATACTTCTAAAATGAAAATTCTATTATTTTATATCGGAGAATTTTGTAGCGCATCTCTTTAACAGTGCTATATTCATTATCGTTTTGACAATCTTTACTTGGTTTTTTAAACATTTGAAAAAACAGGAATATCTCTAGTTTTTAATAATTCTTTCAGCAATTATTAAATCTATTGGTCTGGTAATTTTGATATTTTCTTCTTCTCCTTCTATTAAATAGATCTCTTTTCCG
The Arachidicoccus soli DNA segment above includes these coding regions:
- a CDS encoding helicase HerA-like domain-containing protein, producing MASKDQFLQAVNAGYKFSTESVKLGVGMLNGSAVEGADVFLPIKMMNRHGLIAGATGTGKTKTLQVISEILSDESVPVLMLDIKGDLSGIAAAGVLNDKIKQRYQTLHLDYKPTAFPVELLTLSNEKGVRLRATVSEFGPILLSKILELNDTQAGLVAIIFKYCDDQKMPLLNLQDFIKVLQYIGDEGKEEIEKSYGKISTTSTGTILRKVVELQQQDADTFFGEPSFEVADLMRISDDGRAMINILRVTDMQSKPKLFSTFMLQMLDELYASSPEVGDQDKPKLIMFIDEAHLLFQEASSTLLQQIETIIKLIRSKGIGIYFCTQNPQDVPASILSQLGLKIQHALRAFTAADRKSIKQASENFPETTFYKTDELLTELGIGEALITLLNEKGIPTPLVHTLLCSPRSRMDILSEAEIDAVVAKSKLVKKYSQEVDDQSAYEILTAKLQQAAQQTAAKDTAASQKKESSILDNPILKSVARTAAVTFTGYITRSLLGALGLGGRRR
- a CDS encoding Gfo/Idh/MocA family protein, giving the protein MLKVGVFGVGHLGKYHINNWKEIADADLIGFYDPSDENAKEVEKKYGLKRYAAPEALIDKIDIADIVAPTNYHFELCEMAIKKGKHVFVEKPFAHTLEEGRKLLSMIKEANVKVQVGHVERFNPAFLAAKKFNLHPMFIEVHRLAQFNPRGTEVSVILDLMIHDLDIILSLVKSDVKNISASGVCVLTDTPDIANVRIEFNNGCVANLTASRISMKKMRKMRLFQKEAYVGIDFLEKKTEIIKMKQDHDKDTFNFDIDTPNGGKKTIAIANPKVDDTNAIKDELQSFISSIINRKSVVISEIDGYLAMEVAHQIIEKINNGGVVA